Proteins co-encoded in one Rubrobacter indicoceani genomic window:
- a CDS encoding alpha/beta fold hydrolase — MRYAYAGLWFRWMIAVLVVAAASGAVLAGASTGAGAQEDPAAQFLAEEGAPPPGANVACEPTAEHPYPVILVHGTFEVMAQNWAQFSPVLKAEGYCVFALNYGSEGEGRDAQGQGLGPIQESAVDLDEFVDDVLDFTGAERVQLVGHSQGGMMPRFWIKNLGGAPLVEDLVGFAPSNYGTELSQEDPEDDPNALCRACDQQNAKSQFIKKLNEGDDTPGNGSFTQIATENDEIIIPFTNSFLKGERLTENIVVQDYNGGTPVTHQNIYNDPTAQRFALEALGNPGPASDPDGREENIGEDDAGGNSGGDPNACTVTGTNGNDILSGTAGRDVICGLGGNDIIRGFGGDDVLRGGAGNDTVYGGDGADRIEGANGKDALYGEGGNDTILGGAGNDTLRGGPGRDRLDGGPGRDSVGQ; from the coding sequence TTGAGATACGCCTACGCTGGTTTGTGGTTTCGGTGGATGATTGCCGTGCTGGTCGTGGCCGCTGCTTCGGGTGCCGTGCTTGCGGGGGCTTCGACCGGTGCCGGGGCTCAGGAGGACCCGGCGGCGCAGTTTCTGGCGGAGGAGGGTGCGCCGCCGCCCGGAGCGAACGTCGCCTGTGAGCCGACGGCGGAGCATCCGTATCCGGTTATCCTTGTACACGGCACATTCGAGGTGATGGCCCAGAACTGGGCGCAGTTCTCGCCCGTGCTCAAGGCCGAGGGCTACTGCGTCTTCGCTCTTAACTACGGCTCCGAGGGCGAGGGGCGGGACGCGCAGGGACAGGGCCTCGGCCCGATACAGGAGTCCGCCGTCGACCTCGACGAGTTCGTGGACGACGTTCTGGATTTCACGGGGGCGGAGCGGGTGCAGCTCGTCGGGCACAGCCAGGGCGGGATGATGCCCCGGTTCTGGATCAAGAACCTGGGCGGCGCGCCGCTCGTCGAGGACCTCGTCGGCTTTGCGCCGTCCAACTACGGCACCGAGCTGAGCCAGGAAGACCCCGAAGACGATCCCAACGCGCTGTGCCGGGCCTGCGACCAGCAGAACGCGAAATCGCAGTTCATAAAGAAGCTCAACGAGGGCGACGATACCCCGGGGAACGGCTCGTTCACGCAGATAGCGACCGAGAACGATGAGATCATCATCCCCTTCACCAACTCTTTTCTGAAGGGCGAACGCCTCACCGAGAACATCGTCGTTCAGGACTACAACGGCGGAACCCCCGTAACGCACCAGAACATCTACAACGACCCGACGGCGCAGCGGTTCGCCCTCGAAGCCCTCGGCAACCCCGGCCCGGCCTCCGACCCGGACGGTCGCGAGGAGAACATCGGCGAGGATGATGCGGGCGGAAACAGCGGCGGCGATCCGAACGCCTGCACCGTGACCGGAACAAACGGCAACGACATCCTTAGCGGGACGGCGGGCCGGGATGTTATCTGCGGCCTCGGCGGCAACGACATCATCCGGGGCTTCGGCGGCGACGACGTGCTCCGGGGCGGGGCCGGAAACGATACGGTCTACGGCGGCGACGGGGCCGACCGGATAGAGGGAGCGAACGGCAAAGACGCGCTCTATGGAGAGGGCGGCAACGACACGATACTCGGCGGCGCGGGCAACGACACGCTCCGGGGCGGTCCGGGACGGGACCGGCTCGACGGCGGGCCGGGTAGAGACTCCGTCGGGCAGTAG
- a CDS encoding urease accessory protein UreD — MSAPFGSVRAIYPDSAGTAEVQVTNPSGGVLGGDGLSMCVSLAPGSRATLLTQGATKAYRGERSLQTSAFGVGEGATLEYLPHHAIPYAGSSFFQKTEFRLDRGASLLAWDAFSAGRVARGERFAFSGLSSMTRIYRDGLPVVVDGMELPGAEAEPGAEPFGGYSYLGSVYVLAPGDLRRLADGVSAALGGLHPERRMLASASAVAEGCVVVRLLAANATALYDALNLVRVRSRRVLDLPSGARDVF; from the coding sequence GTGAGCGCGCCGTTCGGTTCGGTTCGGGCGATCTACCCGGACAGCGCCGGGACGGCGGAGGTGCAGGTAACGAACCCCTCCGGCGGCGTCCTCGGCGGCGACGGGCTTTCGATGTGTGTCTCGCTCGCTCCCGGCTCGCGGGCGACGCTTCTCACGCAGGGCGCGACAAAGGCTTACCGGGGGGAACGCTCCCTGCAGACCTCGGCCTTCGGCGTGGGGGAGGGGGCGACGCTGGAGTACCTGCCGCACCACGCAATACCGTATGCTGGCTCGTCGTTTTTCCAGAAGACGGAGTTCCGGCTCGACCGGGGGGCTTCGCTTCTTGCGTGGGACGCGTTCTCCGCCGGGCGGGTCGCACGCGGGGAACGCTTCGCCTTCAGCGGTCTTTCCTCCATGACCCGCATCTACCGGGACGGTCTGCCGGTGGTCGTAGACGGCATGGAACTACCCGGCGCGGAGGCGGAACCCGGCGCGGAGCCGTTCGGGGGCTACTCGTACCTGGGGTCGGTCTACGTGCTTGCTCCGGGGGATCTGCGGCGGCTTGCGGACGGGGTCTCCGCCGCCCTCGGCGGGCTTCACCCCGAACGGCGAATGCTCGCCTCGGCGAGCGCGGTTGCCGAGGGCTGCGTGGTGGTGCGGTTGCTCGCCGCCAACGCGACCGCGCTCTACGACGCGCTGAACCTGGTTCGGGTGAGATCCCGCCGCGTCCTCGACCTGCCTTCGGGGGCGAGGGACGTCTTCTAG